In Pedobacter sp. W3I1, one DNA window encodes the following:
- a CDS encoding DapH/DapD/GlmU-related protein: MKDTKREVLSEHSAGDIFERLRTGAPIRLNDSEYFRINEVVGKTMKISQQLNNASDIDQVRHYLGEIIGTAIEESTTVFTPFYTNFGRFIKIGKNVFINHACSFLDMGGITIEDEVLIGPRVNLVTENHPLDKNDRRALMTKPIIIKQRAWIGAGATILPGVTIGENAVVAAGAVVSKDVPGNTVVGGVPARMIKSI, from the coding sequence ATGAAAGACACAAAGAGAGAAGTTTTATCAGAACATAGTGCAGGCGATATCTTTGAACGGTTAAGAACCGGCGCACCCATCCGGTTGAACGATTCGGAGTATTTCAGAATTAATGAGGTTGTAGGCAAAACCATGAAGATCTCGCAGCAATTGAACAACGCATCCGATATTGATCAGGTACGACATTACTTAGGTGAAATCATCGGCACTGCCATAGAGGAGAGCACCACTGTTTTCACCCCGTTTTACACAAACTTTGGCAGGTTTATCAAGATTGGAAAAAACGTTTTTATCAATCACGCCTGCTCATTCCTTGATATGGGCGGTATCACGATTGAGGATGAAGTACTGATCGGTCCAAGGGTGAACCTGGTCACAGAGAATCATCCATTAGATAAAAATGATAGAAGGGCATTGATGACAAAACCAATCATCATCAAACAACGGGCCTGGATTGGCGCAGGAGCTACCATATTGCCTGGGGTTACCATCGGCGAAAATGCGGTGGTAGCAGCGGGTGCGGTGGTTTCGAAAGATGTGCCCGGAAATACAGTTGTAGGTGGAGTGCCTGCCAGAATGATTAAATCAATTTAA
- a CDS encoding AraC family transcriptional regulator, translating into MEHPEKLRTIHYSGIFLSCFSDYSEKCVHATPEHVLLYLYSGEQVIEDRNKKITIRAGECAFIRRNHRLLMYKNSKGDELYKGISLTFNRSMLREFYGRVNKADIPKKAFIPEENVFKIEPRADITSLFQSLTPYFNDGVKPTEGVAKLKLQEGIYALLDSSDIYFAILFDFTEPWKMDILEFLNESYMDELSMEQIAAYTGRSLATFKRDFKKISPLSPQKWLIKKRLEAAYVKLKEEGRKVQEVYVEVGFKNPSHFSTAFKKQYGFPPTEI; encoded by the coding sequence ATGGAACATCCTGAAAAACTAAGAACCATCCATTATTCGGGCATATTCCTTTCCTGCTTTTCTGATTACAGTGAAAAATGTGTTCATGCTACCCCGGAGCATGTGCTTTTGTATTTGTATTCAGGTGAACAGGTTATAGAAGATAGAAATAAGAAAATTACGATACGAGCGGGTGAATGTGCATTCATCAGACGGAACCACAGACTATTAATGTATAAGAACAGTAAGGGCGATGAACTGTATAAGGGTATTTCCTTAACATTCAATCGCAGTATGCTGCGAGAATTCTACGGCAGGGTAAACAAAGCGGATATACCTAAAAAAGCATTCATTCCCGAAGAAAATGTTTTTAAGATCGAACCACGGGCCGATATCACCAGTCTGTTCCAATCATTAACACCTTATTTTAATGACGGCGTAAAGCCGACCGAAGGTGTAGCCAAGTTAAAATTACAGGAAGGAATTTATGCCCTGCTGGACAGCTCTGATATTTACTTTGCAATACTGTTCGACTTTACTGAACCCTGGAAAATGGATATCCTGGAATTCCTTAATGAAAGTTACATGGACGAACTTTCAATGGAGCAGATTGCTGCTTACACCGGACGGAGCCTGGCCACATTCAAAAGAGACTTCAAGAAAATCAGTCCGCTTAGTCCACAAAAATGGCTCATAAAAAAGCGCCTGGAAGCGGCTTACGTTAAACTAAAGGAAGAAGGCAGAAAGGTGCAGGAGGTATATGTTGAGGTTGGTTTTAAAAACCCGTCACACTTCTCCACTGCATTTAAAAAGCAGTATGGATTTCCACCAACGGAGATCTAG
- a CDS encoding putative quinol monooxygenase produces MNRIHPFLTVLILIVLAIFNVKTANAQDNRKYRIAKIEVFPAYLDEYKSALAEHAAAAVKVEPGVLCLQAVYDKTNPTNVTVFEVYSSEEDYQSHLKTAHFLKYKNGTLKMVKSLELVEVAPIGIEIKPELLTKEKIKDQ; encoded by the coding sequence ATGAATAGAATACATCCATTTTTAACAGTTTTAATTCTTATCGTTTTGGCAATTTTTAATGTAAAAACCGCAAATGCGCAGGACAATAGAAAATATCGCATTGCAAAAATAGAGGTCTTTCCAGCCTATCTTGATGAATATAAATCAGCACTTGCTGAACATGCGGCGGCAGCTGTGAAAGTAGAGCCGGGAGTGCTATGCCTGCAGGCTGTGTATGATAAGACTAACCCGACGAATGTTACCGTTTTCGAAGTTTATTCCAGTGAAGAGGATTATCAATCGCATTTAAAAACTGCACATTTTCTTAAATATAAAAACGGAACGCTGAAAATGGTGAAATCGCTTGAACTGGTTGAAGTGGCACCAATTGGAATCGAAATTAAACCCGAACTCTTAACTAAGGAGAAGATCAAGGATCAATAA